In Bombina bombina isolate aBomBom1 chromosome 6, aBomBom1.pri, whole genome shotgun sequence, a single genomic region encodes these proteins:
- the LOC128664897 gene encoding uncharacterized protein LOC128664897: MSGECFEAGECTEIDALIDRPHRVCPAKPIVNPAVNLPPHYSPAHPQPSSELAPPITAHPQPSSDHAPSITAHPQPSSDLAPSITAHPQPSSDLAPSITAQPQPSSELAPPITAHPQPSSDLAPPITAHPQPSSDFAPPIRAHPQSSSDLAPSITAQPQPSSELAPPITAHPQPSSDLATPITAHPQPSSDFAPPITAHPQPNSDIAPLITAHPQPSSELAPPIKAQPQPSSDLAPSITAQPQPSSELAPPITAQPQPSSELLPLPFLHALNPAVILPLPLQPNLNPAVILPLPLQPPSAPQ, from the coding sequence CCCATCGTCAACCCAGCAGTGAACTTGCCCCCTCATTACAGCCCAGCCCACCCTCAGCCCAGCAGTGAACTTGCCCCTCCCATTACAGCCCACCCTCAACCCAGCAGTGACCATGCCCCTTCAATTACAGCCCACCCTCAACCCAGCAGTGACCTTGCCCCTTCAATTACAGCCCACCCTCAACCCAGCAGTGATCTTGCCCCTTCCATTACAGCCCAACCTCAACCCAGCAGTGAACTTGCCCCTCCCATAACAGCCCACCCTCAACCCAGCAGTGACCTTGCCCCTCCCATTACAGCCCACCCTCAACCCAGCAGTGACTTTGCCCCTCCCATTAGAGCCCACCCTCAATCCAGCAGTGATCTTGCCCCTTCCATTACAGCCCAACCTCAACCCAGCAGTGAACTTGCCCCTCCCATAACAGCCCACCCTCAACCTAGCAGTGACCTTGCCACTCCCATTACAGCCCACCCTCAACCCAGCAGTGACTTTGCCCCTCCCATTACAGCCCACCCTCAACCCAATAGTGATATTGCCCCTCTCATTACAGCCCACCCTCAACCCAGCAGTGAACTTGCCCCTCCCATTAAAGCCCAACCTCAACCCAGCAGTGACCTTGCCCCTTCCATTACAGCCCAACCTCAACCCAGCAGTGAACTTGCCCCTCCCATAACAGCCCAGCCTCAACCCAGTAGTGAACTCTTGCCCCTCCCATTCCTCCATGCCCTCAACCCAGCAGTGATCTTGCCCCTTCCATTACAGCCCAACCTCAACCCAGCAGTGATCTTGCCCCTTCCATTACAGCCACCCTCAGCCCCGCAGTGA